In Corallococcus macrosporus, the following are encoded in one genomic region:
- a CDS encoding winged helix DNA-binding domain-containing protein produces the protein MPSDVLSTQALNRATLARQLLLTREKLTVPRAIEHLVGLQAQLARPPYLALWSRLQGFQREQLTKLALKRELARGTMMRGTLHLMTAKDYLRYRGLFQPLLNAAMGSVLKERATALDLPALLATAKPFLEEQPRTFEEVRAHLLKHHVGGDERAMGFAARMMLPLVQVPEEGQEWGWPGSSGFTLAESWLGEKLSTDEDPSPLVLRYLAAFGPATVADMQSWSGIKPLKDAFEKVRGKLVEFRDEKKRVLFDLPKAPRPAEDTPAPVRFLPDFDNLILSHADRTRVVPEEHREKLSTKNLRVLNVYLVDGYVAGSWSTERKKGAATLVCKPFEPVKKAAKESLVQEGEALLRFSDPEATKVAVAFAK, from the coding sequence ATGCCCAGCGACGTCCTGTCCACGCAAGCCCTCAACCGAGCCACGCTCGCGCGCCAGCTCCTGCTCACGCGCGAGAAGCTGACGGTGCCCCGCGCCATCGAGCACCTGGTGGGGCTGCAAGCCCAGCTCGCGCGCCCGCCGTACCTGGCCCTGTGGTCCCGGCTCCAGGGCTTCCAGCGCGAGCAGCTCACGAAGCTGGCGCTGAAGCGGGAGCTGGCGCGCGGCACGATGATGCGCGGCACGCTGCACCTGATGACCGCGAAGGATTACCTGCGCTACCGGGGCCTCTTCCAGCCCCTGCTCAACGCGGCCATGGGCTCCGTGCTGAAGGAGCGCGCCACGGCGCTGGACCTGCCCGCGCTGCTGGCCACCGCGAAGCCCTTTCTTGAAGAGCAGCCCCGCACCTTCGAGGAGGTACGCGCGCACCTGCTGAAGCACCACGTGGGCGGCGACGAGCGGGCCATGGGCTTCGCCGCGCGGATGATGCTGCCGCTCGTCCAGGTCCCCGAGGAGGGGCAGGAGTGGGGCTGGCCCGGGAGTTCCGGCTTCACGCTGGCGGAGTCCTGGCTAGGCGAGAAGCTGTCCACGGACGAGGACCCTTCCCCGCTGGTGCTGCGCTACCTGGCGGCGTTCGGTCCCGCCACGGTGGCGGACATGCAGTCCTGGTCCGGCATCAAGCCGCTGAAGGACGCGTTCGAGAAGGTGCGAGGCAAGCTGGTGGAGTTCCGCGACGAGAAGAAGCGCGTCCTCTTCGACTTGCCCAAGGCTCCGCGCCCGGCCGAGGACACGCCCGCGCCGGTGCGCTTCCTGCCGGACTTCGACAACCTCATCCTGTCGCACGCGGACCGGACCCGCGTCGTCCCCGAGGAGCACCGCGAGAAGCTGTCCACGAAGAACCTGCGCGTGCTGAACGTGTACCTGGTGGACGGCTACGTCGCGGGCTCCTGGAGCACCGAGCGAAAGAAGGGCGCCGCGACGCTGGTGTGCAAGCCCTTCGAGCCCGTGAAGAAGGCCGCGAAGGAGTCGCTGGTGCAGGAGGGAGAAGCCCTCCTGCGCTTCAGCGACCCGGAGGCCACGAAGGTCGCGGTGGCGTTCGCGAAGTAG
- a CDS encoding TIGR03885 family FMN-dependent LLM class oxidoreductase, which translates to MPLIGFHASHEQFSPSELLRLSQKAEGAGFQAALNSDHFHPWTEAQGQSGFAWAFMGAALATTRLSFGSVTAPGQRYHPAIVAQALGTLNEMFPGRAWMALGSGQYLNEAITGTGWPAKDLRNARLKECVDIMRALFRGETVTHRGLVTVEEARLYTRPRDMPLLVGAAVTPKTAEWVGSWADGLITTARPPEELRKVVDAFRKGGGEGKPMFLKVQLSYSKDDELAREGAYNQWASNIFSNSVLTDLRTPAQFAEAASVVQPHDLDGPLRVSSSLQQHVDWLGEDLRLGFDRLYLHNVNRDQDAFIDAFGAKVIPALTR; encoded by the coding sequence ATGCCACTCATCGGGTTCCACGCGTCGCACGAACAGTTCTCCCCCAGTGAACTCCTGCGCCTGTCCCAGAAGGCGGAGGGCGCGGGCTTCCAGGCCGCGCTCAACTCCGACCACTTCCACCCGTGGACGGAGGCGCAGGGGCAGAGCGGCTTCGCCTGGGCGTTCATGGGCGCCGCGCTCGCGACCACGCGGCTGTCCTTCGGCTCCGTCACCGCGCCGGGCCAGCGCTACCACCCGGCCATCGTCGCGCAGGCGCTGGGCACCCTGAACGAGATGTTCCCCGGCCGCGCGTGGATGGCGCTGGGCAGCGGCCAGTACCTCAACGAGGCCATCACCGGCACCGGCTGGCCCGCGAAGGACCTGCGCAACGCGCGCCTGAAGGAGTGCGTGGACATCATGCGCGCCCTCTTCCGCGGCGAGACGGTGACACACCGGGGCCTCGTCACGGTGGAGGAGGCCAGGCTCTACACGCGCCCCAGGGACATGCCCCTGCTGGTGGGTGCCGCCGTCACGCCGAAGACGGCCGAGTGGGTGGGGAGCTGGGCGGACGGCCTCATCACCACCGCACGGCCCCCGGAAGAGCTGCGGAAGGTGGTGGACGCGTTCCGCAAGGGCGGCGGCGAGGGCAAGCCGATGTTCCTCAAGGTGCAGCTGTCGTACTCGAAGGACGACGAGCTGGCCCGCGAGGGCGCCTACAACCAGTGGGCGTCCAACATCTTCTCCAACAGCGTCCTCACGGACCTGCGCACGCCCGCGCAGTTCGCGGAGGCCGCGAGCGTGGTGCAGCCGCATGACCTGGACGGCCCGCTGCGCGTCTCCAGCAGCCTCCAGCAGCACGTGGACTGGCTGGGCGAGGACCTGCGCCTGGGCTTCGACCGGCTGTACCTGCACAACGTCAACCGCGACCAGGACGCGTTCATCGACGCGTTCGGCGCGAAGGTGATTCCCGCCCTCACGCGCTGA
- a CDS encoding alpha-amylase family protein produces the protein MIEDLWYKNAVVYCLDVETFMDGNGDGVGDFKGLKRKLDYLAGLGITCLWLLPFQPTPNRDNGYDISDYYGVDPRLGDLGDFVAFTHEAKLHGIRVIIDLVVNHTSDQHPWFQAARKDPDSPYRDYYVWAKKKPKDANKGMVFPGVQASTWTYDKEARLWYFHRFFDYQPDLNVANPEVREQILKIMGFWLELGVSGFRVDAVPFLVELKGVKNPDVKDPYKLLEEMREFLSWRKGDAILLAEANVTMDEVVEFFGENDRMQMVFNFLANQNFYLALTRGDVTPLVQALKSSPKLPHTAQWANFLRNHDELDLGRLSDEDRLEVFQALGPDKSMQLYDRGLRRRFASMLDGDRRRIEVAYSLMFSLPGTPVLWYGDELGMGENLALVERQAVRTPMQWSPEPHGGFTLAEAPVKPLVSDGPFGFQHVNVAQQRRDPASQLNWTERIIRARKECPELGWGAWKVLRTGNKGVLAIRYDWKGNALVVLHNLASRPCTVKLDVGGEEPCTLFNVLSEGHSRPSDDGRHVLTLEGYGYRWFRVGLENPARKHRAEPLP, from the coding sequence ATGATTGAAGACCTCTGGTACAAGAACGCGGTCGTCTACTGCCTCGACGTCGAGACCTTCATGGACGGCAACGGCGACGGCGTGGGGGACTTCAAGGGCCTCAAGCGCAAGCTGGACTACCTGGCGGGCCTGGGCATCACGTGTCTGTGGCTGTTGCCCTTCCAGCCCACGCCCAACCGCGACAACGGCTACGACATCAGCGACTACTACGGCGTGGATCCACGCCTGGGGGACCTGGGCGACTTCGTGGCCTTCACCCACGAGGCGAAGCTGCACGGCATCCGCGTCATCATCGACCTGGTGGTGAACCACACGTCGGATCAACACCCGTGGTTCCAGGCGGCGCGCAAGGACCCGGACAGCCCCTACCGCGACTACTACGTCTGGGCGAAGAAGAAGCCCAAGGACGCCAACAAGGGCATGGTCTTCCCGGGCGTGCAGGCCTCCACGTGGACGTACGACAAGGAGGCGCGCCTCTGGTACTTCCACCGCTTCTTCGACTACCAGCCCGACCTCAACGTCGCGAACCCGGAGGTGCGCGAGCAGATCCTCAAGATCATGGGGTTCTGGCTGGAGCTGGGCGTGTCCGGCTTCCGCGTGGACGCGGTGCCCTTCCTCGTCGAACTGAAGGGCGTGAAGAACCCGGACGTGAAGGACCCGTACAAGCTGCTGGAGGAGATGCGCGAGTTCCTGTCGTGGCGCAAGGGCGACGCCATCCTGCTCGCGGAAGCCAACGTCACCATGGACGAGGTGGTGGAGTTCTTCGGTGAAAACGACCGCATGCAGATGGTGTTCAACTTCCTGGCGAACCAGAACTTCTACCTGGCGCTCACGCGCGGGGACGTGACGCCGCTGGTGCAGGCCTTGAAGTCGTCACCGAAACTGCCGCACACGGCGCAGTGGGCGAACTTCCTGCGCAACCACGACGAGCTGGACCTGGGGCGCCTGTCGGACGAGGACCGGCTGGAGGTGTTCCAGGCGCTGGGGCCGGACAAGAGCATGCAGCTGTATGACCGCGGGCTGCGCCGCAGGTTCGCGTCCATGCTGGACGGGGACCGCCGCCGCATCGAGGTGGCCTACAGCCTGATGTTCTCGCTGCCGGGGACACCGGTGCTCTGGTACGGCGACGAATTGGGCATGGGGGAGAACCTGGCGCTGGTGGAGCGGCAGGCGGTGCGCACGCCCATGCAGTGGAGCCCGGAGCCGCACGGCGGCTTCACGCTGGCGGAGGCCCCGGTGAAGCCCCTGGTGTCGGACGGGCCCTTCGGCTTCCAGCACGTGAACGTGGCGCAGCAGCGGCGCGACCCGGCCTCGCAGCTCAACTGGACGGAGCGCATCATCCGCGCGCGCAAGGAATGCCCGGAGCTGGGCTGGGGCGCGTGGAAGGTGCTGCGCACGGGCAACAAGGGCGTGCTGGCCATCCGGTACGACTGGAAGGGCAACGCGCTGGTGGTGCTGCACAACCTGGCGTCGCGCCCCTGCACGGTGAAGCTGGACGTGGGCGGCGAGGAGCCGTGCACGCTCTTCAACGTGCTGAGCGAGGGCCACTCCCGGCCCTCGGATGACGGGCGCCACGTGCTGACCCTGGAGGGCTACGGCTACCGCTGGTTCCGCGTGGGGCTGGAGAACCCCGCGCGCAAGCACCGCGCGGAGCCGCTGCCCTGA